From the genome of Sphingobacterium sp. UGAL515B_05:
TTTAGATGCGGAAACTTTAACAATTGTAGCGGATGAATTTGGTTATCAGGTAGAGTTTATCAAACCTGAGGACGAGGAGACTGCTGAACTTGAGGAACCGGATAACGAAGCGAATTTGATATCAAGAGCCCCTATTGTAACGGTCATGGGACACGTTGACCATGGTAAAACATCTTTATTGGATTATATCCGTAAGGCGAACGTTACTTCAGGTGAGGCTGGTGGTATCACCCAACATATCGGTGCATACGCGGTGAAATTGGAGGATGGTCGTAAAATTACATTCTTGGATACTCCCGGTCACGAAGCTTTTACGGCTATGCGTGCCCGTGGTGCTAAAGTGACGGATATTGTTATTATCGTTATTGCAGCGGACGACGCAGTCATGCCGCAAACAAAAGAAGCAATCAACCACGCGCAAGCAGCGGGAGTGCCAATCGTATTTGCATTTACTAAAGTAGATAAACCGGGAGCAAATCCTGATAGAATCCGTGAGCAGCTTTCTGCGATGAATATCTTAGTTGAAGACTGGGGCGGTAAGTTCCAAGCGCAAGAGATTTCAGCAAAAACGGGAGAAAATGTTGACCTATTATTAGAGAAAGTTCTATTGGAAGCTGAGATGTTAGATCTAAAAGCTGATCCGACAAAACGCGCTGTTGGTTCAGTAATTGAAGCAGCTTTGGATAAAGGTCGTGGTATCGTGACAACGGTATTGATACAAAGTGGTACATTACGTGTTGGAGATCCAATTTTAGCGGGATCGCATTCAGGTAAGGTGAAGGCTTTGACGAATGAAAGAGGTGAACGTGTTAAAGAGGCAGGGCCTTCTGTTCCAGTCCAAATCTTGGGTATGGCAGGAGCGCCAACAGCAGGGGATAAGCTTTATGTTCTTGAAAGCGAGTCTGAAGCTAGAACTGTAGCCAACAAACGTCTTCAGTTACAACGCGAGCAAGGCATGCGTGCAACTAAACATATTACCTTGGATGAAATCGGTCGTCGTTTGGCCATCGGTAACTTTAAAGAACTTAATATTATCGTTAAAGGTGATGTGGACGGTTCTATTGAAGCATTATCAGATTCATTGTTGAAATTGTCTACTGACGAGATCCAAGTTAATATTATTCATAAATCAGTGGGAGCGATCTCTGAATCAGATGTATTGTTAGCTTCTGCTTCCGATGCGATCATCATAGGTTTCCAAGTACGTCCAACACAGAATGCACGTAAGTTGGCAGAGAACGAGCAAATTGATGTACGTTTATATTCGATCATCTATGACGCGATTGATGAAATCAAGTCTGCAATGGAGGGTATGTTGGCTCCGAAATTTGAAGAGAAAATTGTTGCTGAGGTTGAAATCAGAGAAACCTTCAAAATTTCTAAAGTTGGTACGATTGCTGGATGTATGGTTCGCGAGGGGAAAATTAACAGAAACAATGATATCCGTGTAATTAGAGATGGTGTCGTTATTCATACAGGTAAGTTGGCATCTTTGAAACGTTTCAAAGACGATGTGAAAGAAGTTTCAATGGGGTATGAATGTGGTTTAAATATTGACCGTTTCAATGATATTCAAGTAGGAGATATTGTTGAAGCCTACGAACAAGTTGAAGTAAAGCGTAAATTGTAATCACTTAATTATACAGTAATAAAACAGAAAGCGGCATTGATTTAAATCAATGCCGCTTTCTGTTTTAACGTTCGTATAGTTCTATTGGAACCTGATCAGGATCAAAAAAGAATGTAAAGCGTTTATTTGTTAACTCGTCTATTCTGATCCCTTCATGTGATACACCTGCTTTTTCGAGCTTATTTAATTCTAGGTCGAGATTATCGACTTCAAATGCAAGATGTCTTAAACCGGCCGCTTCTGGAAAGCTAAGCCGATTGGGTGGTGATGGGAACGAAAAAAGTTCTATAATGTAATGATCATTGAGTTTGAGATCCAGTTTGTAGGAATCACGTTCCACACGATAGTATTCTCTAGCAATCTCTAGCCCCAGTATATCAGTATAGAATTTCTTTGAACGCTCATAGTTGCTACAGATAATGGCGATATGATGTATCTTGTTGAGGTTTAATTTCATTTTTAATCTTATCTCATTGCATTTGTTATACGAGGTTGTTCCTTAATGATATGGAGCATATACAGCTATTTTTACAATTTTTCATCTTATTTTGCTCTTTCATATTGTTTAGGCCAGTGGATGTCAGCATCTAATTCTTTGGCAAAATGTAATGGAAGATGTGGGTCATCAAGAAATCCCCGTGCGATTAAGATTAAATCTGCTTGCTTTTGTGCGATGATCTCGGCCGCTTGAATAGCTGTTTTGATTAAACCTACTGTGGCAACGTTATTCTTGGTATGTTCCTTAATCGCAATGGCGAAAGGGAGCTGATATGCTGGCCCGATATCTATTTTTTGATAGGAGACCAAGCCTCCGCTCGACACATCAATTAGATCTACCCCCAATGTATACAGTAGTTGTGATAAGGCTATAGACTGCTGTAAATCCCAGCCTGCTTCGGCCCAATCCGTTGCTGAAATACGTACCCATAAACTTTGGCTTGTTATTTCTTGTTTTACTCTTTTCACAATTTCA
Proteins encoded in this window:
- a CDS encoding VOC family protein produces the protein MKLNLNKIHHIAIICSNYERSKKFYTDILGLEIAREYYRVERDSYKLDLKLNDHYIIELFSFPSPPNRLSFPEAAGLRHLAFEVDNLDLELNKLEKAGVSHEGIRIDELTNKRFTFFFDPDQVPIELYER
- the infB gene encoding translation initiation factor IF-2, with amino-acid sequence MTEGKGTNLLKAAKELNIGIHTAVECLVKKGYDVEAKPNTKLSGEMYGVLLKEFQGDKSLKDEAKQIVIGKIRREESPSTSPKESSKNEDFEDHDESKEILVKNTVEIPSVKEATPEKAEEPVHQGGMKVVGKIDLDALHRGGSKIKKEEPVKEEPKAVKEVPVEVKAEVKVEEKKEAEVKAPIVEAKKEEPKVIEKKPEAVVPNAEIQKPEVNKTEVKATPVVETKTEPVKVEDKKKEETAPKAVSVTPIVEPVKKQEDEIISARAERLTGPKVIGKIELPSARPSHKPVASSSNAGNNNEKRKRKRTNPNGPVNPNAGQGQGHNNQNRGPRDGNNPNNRDQQGNRGGNHGNNNNPNNRQGQNSNQHHGRPGQGGNSQHPGRPGQGTRPQHGNRFDNRGKGRPVENKEEPTEKEIQDQIKATLARLSGAGKSGKFAQRAKLRRQKRDDVAQHAEEAAMEQEMMAKVLRVTEFVTANELANLMDVQVTQIIATCMSLGMFVSINQRLDAETLTIVADEFGYQVEFIKPEDEETAELEEPDNEANLISRAPIVTVMGHVDHGKTSLLDYIRKANVTSGEAGGITQHIGAYAVKLEDGRKITFLDTPGHEAFTAMRARGAKVTDIVIIVIAADDAVMPQTKEAINHAQAAGVPIVFAFTKVDKPGANPDRIREQLSAMNILVEDWGGKFQAQEISAKTGENVDLLLEKVLLEAEMLDLKADPTKRAVGSVIEAALDKGRGIVTTVLIQSGTLRVGDPILAGSHSGKVKALTNERGERVKEAGPSVPVQILGMAGAPTAGDKLYVLESESEARTVANKRLQLQREQGMRATKHITLDEIGRRLAIGNFKELNIIVKGDVDGSIEALSDSLLKLSTDEIQVNIIHKSVGAISESDVLLASASDAIIIGFQVRPTQNARKLAENEQIDVRLYSIIYDAIDEIKSAMEGMLAPKFEEKIVAEVEIRETFKISKVGTIAGCMVREGKINRNNDIRVIRDGVVIHTGKLASLKRFKDDVKEVSMGYECGLNIDRFNDIQVGDIVEAYEQVEVKRKL